One Salvelinus fontinalis isolate EN_2023a chromosome 11, ASM2944872v1, whole genome shotgun sequence DNA window includes the following coding sequences:
- the LOC129865370 gene encoding synaptophysin-like protein 1 yields MMTGFRLNLAPLKEPLGFIKFVEWLTAIFAFGSCGGYSGRNIVSLFCSEGRNETLNVTFSYPFRLNLVALVEANTTLCNHSVPVTHLVGDSASSAQFFVGVAIICFLYSIVALLVYLGYMHMYIDSDFGPMFDFGLTAAIAFLWLVCSSAWAKGLQNVKDATGTAGITSTLVLCKESDVACEVTDFANMRTLNVSVVFGYLNLIVWAGNAWFVYKETRWHSQKHTAQQGAGAGRGQQVPAAI; encoded by the exons ATGATGACAGGATTTCGACTGAACTTGGCGCCTCTCAAGGAACCACTGGGATTCATCAAATTTGTCGAATGG CTGACAGCCATCTTTGCGTTTGGGAGCTGTGGGGGGTATTCTGGCAGGAATATCGTGTCACTCTTCTGCAGTGAAGGAAGGAACGAGACGCTGAATGTTACTTTTAGCTATCCCTTCAG GTTAAACCTGGTTGCTCTAGTGGAGGCCAACACCACTCTGTGTAACCACTCCGTGCCCGTCACCCACCTGGTGGGAGACTCCGCCTCCTCGGCCCAGTTCTTTGTGGGCGTGGCCATCATCTGCTTCCTGTACTCTATAGTGGCGTTGCTCGTCTACCTGGGCTACATGCACATGTACATCGACTCTGACTTCGGCCCAATGTTT gaTTTTGGTCTGACGGCAGCGATTGCTTTCCTGTGGCTAGTGTGTTCCTCAGCATGGGCCAAGGGGCTGCAGAACGTGAAGGATGCCACCGGGACAGCGGGCATCACCTCCACACTGGTACTCTGCAAGGAGAGCGATGTGGCCTGCGAGGTCACTGACTTTGCCAACATGCGCACCCTCAATGTCTCTGTG GTGTTTGGGTACCTGAATCTGATTGTGTGGGCGGGCAACGCCTGGTTTGTGTACAAGGAGACCCGCTGGCATTCTCAGAAGCACACTGCCCAGCAGGGGGCTGGGGCCGGGCGTGGTCAACAAGTCCCTGCTgctatctaa